Proteins from one Mesorhizobium sp. M9A.F.Ca.ET.002.03.1.2 genomic window:
- a CDS encoding acyl carrier protein, whose product MSDTAERVKKIVIEHLGVDADKVTEQASFIDDLGADSLDTVELVMAFEEEFGVEIPDDAAETILTVGDAVKYIDKASA is encoded by the coding sequence ATGAGTGACACCGCAGAGCGCGTCAAGAAGATCGTTATCGAGCACCTTGGCGTTGACGCCGACAAGGTGACGGAGCAGGCGAGCTTCATCGATGATCTGGGCGCGGACAGCCTCGACACGGTCGAACTCGTCATGGCGTTCGAAGAAGAATTCGGCGTCGAGATTCCGGATGATGCAGCCGAAACCATCCTGACCGTTGGCGATGCAGTGAAGTACATCGACAAGGCTTCGGCCTGA
- the fabD gene encoding ACP S-malonyltransferase produces MAVAFTFPGQGSQAVGMGKDLADAFPESRKIFEEVDHALGENLSKLIWEGPEETLTLTANAQPALMAVSLAAIRALESRGFSLKDKIAYVAGHSLGEYSALAAAGFVSVADAARLLRIRGNAMQAAVPAGEGAMAAIIGLEQADVEAACAEAAKGSAKGSVCQIANDNGGGQLVISGARAAVELAAKLCTEKGAKRALMLQVSAPFHSALMAPAAEVMREALVGVTKNAPFVPVVSNVSVAPSSDPDAIARRLVEQVTGRVRWRETVEWFGANGVATIYEVGAGKVLSGLARRINRDIATGAVGTPADVEATLAALA; encoded by the coding sequence ATGGCCGTCGCATTCACCTTTCCGGGACAGGGCAGCCAGGCTGTCGGCATGGGCAAGGACCTCGCCGACGCCTTTCCGGAATCGCGGAAGATCTTCGAAGAGGTCGACCACGCGCTTGGCGAAAACCTGTCGAAGCTGATCTGGGAAGGGCCGGAAGAGACGCTGACGCTGACCGCCAATGCCCAGCCGGCGCTGATGGCTGTGTCGCTTGCCGCGATCCGGGCGCTGGAATCGCGCGGCTTCTCGCTGAAGGACAAGATTGCCTATGTCGCCGGCCATTCGCTCGGCGAATATTCGGCACTTGCCGCCGCCGGTTTCGTTTCGGTCGCCGATGCCGCCCGGCTCTTGCGTATCCGCGGCAATGCCATGCAGGCGGCAGTGCCAGCCGGCGAAGGCGCCATGGCGGCGATCATCGGGCTGGAACAGGCCGATGTCGAGGCCGCCTGCGCTGAAGCGGCCAAGGGATCGGCCAAGGGATCGGTTTGCCAGATCGCCAACGACAATGGCGGTGGCCAGCTGGTAATCTCCGGCGCGAGGGCGGCGGTCGAACTGGCGGCGAAGCTGTGCACGGAAAAGGGCGCCAAGCGGGCGTTGATGTTGCAGGTTTCGGCGCCTTTCCATTCGGCGCTGATGGCACCGGCGGCCGAGGTCATGCGCGAGGCGCTGGTCGGGGTGACGAAGAACGCGCCGTTCGTGCCCGTGGTCTCCAACGTGTCGGTTGCCCCGTCCAGCGATCCTGACGCAATCGCCCGCCGCTTGGTCGAACAGGTTACCGGCCGCGTGCGCTGGCGCGAAACGGTGGAATGGTTCGGCGCGAACGGCGTTGCGACGATTTACGAGGTAGGCGCCGGCAAGGTGCTGTCGGGACTGGCGAGGCGTATCAACCGCGACATCGCCACCGGCGCCGTCGGCACGCCGGCCGATGTCGAGGCGACGCTGGCGGCGCTTGCATAA
- the fabF gene encoding beta-ketoacyl-ACP synthase II yields the protein MRRVVVTGLGLLSPFGMGFEHSWKELLTGRSAAKRITEFEVEDLACKIAHVVPRGNGENATFNPEAVLEPKELRKIGDFILYGIAAADEALKDSGWAPKTHEEQCATGVLIGSGIGGIEGIAENAMILKERGPRRISPFFIPGQIINLVSGQVSIRHGLKGPNHAVVTACSTGAHAIGDAARLIMWGDADVMVAGGTEAPVTRLSVAGFAACRALSTERNDAPQTASRPYDRDRDGFVMGEGAGVVILEELEHAKARGAKIYAEVTGYGLTGDAYHITAPAEDGDGAFRCMVAALNRAKLTPADVDYINAHGTSTMADTIELGAVERLVGNAASKISMSSTKSSIGHLLGAAGAAEAIFSILAIRDNIAPATINLDNPERETAIDLVPHKPRARQVDVALSNSFGFGGTNASLVFQRYNG from the coding sequence ATGAGGCGTGTCGTCGTCACGGGCCTTGGGCTGCTTTCGCCGTTCGGCATGGGCTTCGAGCATAGCTGGAAGGAGCTTCTGACCGGCCGCAGCGCAGCCAAGCGCATCACCGAGTTCGAAGTGGAGGATCTTGCCTGCAAGATCGCTCACGTTGTTCCGCGCGGCAACGGCGAGAACGCCACCTTCAATCCCGAGGCCGTTCTCGAGCCGAAGGAACTGCGCAAGATCGGCGACTTCATCCTTTACGGGATCGCGGCCGCCGACGAAGCCCTGAAGGATTCGGGATGGGCGCCGAAGACGCATGAGGAGCAGTGCGCCACCGGCGTGCTGATCGGCTCGGGCATCGGCGGCATCGAAGGCATCGCCGAGAACGCGATGATCCTGAAGGAGCGCGGTCCGCGCCGCATCAGCCCGTTCTTCATCCCCGGCCAGATCATCAACCTCGTCTCCGGCCAGGTCTCGATCCGGCATGGGCTGAAAGGCCCCAACCATGCCGTCGTCACCGCTTGTTCCACCGGCGCGCATGCCATCGGCGATGCCGCCCGGCTGATCATGTGGGGCGACGCCGACGTGATGGTCGCGGGCGGCACCGAAGCGCCGGTGACGCGGTTGTCGGTCGCTGGTTTCGCCGCTTGCCGGGCGCTGTCCACCGAGCGTAACGACGCCCCGCAAACGGCCTCGCGTCCCTATGACCGCGACCGGGACGGCTTCGTCATGGGCGAGGGCGCCGGCGTCGTCATTCTGGAGGAGCTGGAACACGCCAAGGCGCGCGGCGCCAAGATTTATGCCGAGGTCACCGGTTACGGCCTGACCGGCGATGCCTATCACATCACAGCGCCGGCCGAGGATGGCGACGGCGCCTTCCGCTGCATGGTAGCGGCGCTGAATCGGGCCAAGCTGACGCCCGCAGACGTCGACTACATCAACGCGCACGGCACCTCGACCATGGCCGACACGATCGAGCTCGGCGCTGTCGAGCGGCTGGTCGGCAACGCTGCGTCGAAAATATCGATGTCGTCGACCAAATCGTCGATAGGCCATCTTCTTGGCGCGGCGGGCGCCGCCGAGGCGATCTTTTCGATCCTCGCCATTCGCGACAACATCGCGCCGGCCACCATCAATCTCGACAATCCGGAGCGCGAAACGGCGATCGACCTGGTGCCGCACAAGCCGCGCGCCCGCCAGGTCGACGTGGCGCTGTCCAACTCCTTCGGCTTCGGCGGCACCAACGCCTCGCTGGTTTTCCAGCGCTACAATGGCTGA
- a CDS encoding YicC/YloC family endoribonuclease — MNLQSMTGFARAVAEHDGTSIAWEVKSVNGKSVEVRLRLPQGLERLEPAVRQTVQKRFARGNFQATLTVGRAAGQQAQPVVNEAFLRDLAGLAKRLQEQFGVAPATADGLLSLRGVLDIPETAETEEARAALDGAILSALEVALGGLEQARQGEGTALRSLLSGHIDAIEALTLRAEADPAREPAVIRERIAEQVRLLMDASANLDASRLHMEAAFLATKADIREEIDRLKTHVASGRVLLAGGGAIGRKLDFLAQEFNRESNTLCSKSNAATVTAIGLELKAVVDQFREQVQNLE; from the coding sequence ATGAATTTGCAGAGCATGACCGGTTTTGCACGGGCCGTCGCCGAACATGACGGCACGTCGATCGCCTGGGAGGTCAAGTCGGTCAACGGCAAGAGCGTCGAGGTCAGGCTGCGGCTGCCGCAGGGCCTCGAGCGGCTGGAGCCAGCCGTCAGGCAGACGGTACAAAAGCGTTTTGCGCGCGGCAATTTCCAGGCAACGCTGACCGTCGGCCGCGCCGCCGGCCAGCAGGCACAGCCCGTGGTCAACGAGGCCTTCCTGAGGGATCTGGCGGGGTTGGCCAAGCGGCTGCAGGAGCAGTTCGGCGTAGCGCCTGCGACAGCCGACGGGCTGCTTTCGCTGCGCGGCGTGCTCGATATTCCCGAAACCGCCGAGACCGAAGAGGCGCGGGCGGCGCTCGACGGCGCGATCCTCTCGGCGCTCGAAGTGGCACTGGGCGGGCTGGAGCAGGCACGCCAGGGCGAGGGCACCGCCCTGCGTTCGCTGCTGTCCGGCCACATCGATGCCATCGAGGCGCTGACGCTGCGCGCCGAGGCCGATCCGGCGCGCGAGCCGGCGGTGATCCGCGAACGGATTGCCGAGCAGGTCCGGCTGCTGATGGATGCTTCCGCCAACCTCGACGCCAGCCGGCTGCATATGGAAGCAGCGTTCCTCGCCACCAAGGCCGACATCCGCGAGGAGATCGACCGGCTGAAGACGCATGTCGCGTCCGGCCGGGTGCTGCTGGCAGGCGGCGGCGCCATCGGCCGCAAGCTCGATTTTCTGGCGCAGGAATTCAACCGCGAATCGAATACGCTGTGTTCGAAATCGAACGCCGCTACGGTCACCGCCATAGGGCTGGAGCTGAAGGCGGTTGTCGACCAGTTCCGCGAACAGGTCCAGAATCTGGAGTAA
- the mltG gene encoding endolytic transglycosylase MltG has product MNTNSADNGEFGQRSAPPGPIVPKTASEALRPEAGTPPPKRSRASRSQFVVFMNFVISLVMLIVLAAGFALYFGKQEFNEPGPSANADTFLVKPNTGVQEIAEQLERRGLISDARIFRLGVRAFGNDSALKAGEYEIKPQASMRDIMELLKSGKSVMYSLTVPEGLTVEQALQRIADQAALDGVMPATIPPEGSLATDTLRFTRGATRQQMVDKLLADQKKLVEDVWQRRAPDLPLASVEDFVILASIVEKETGKGDERSRVAAVFLNRLAKGMRLQSDPTIIYGLFGGKGKPADRPIYQSDIQKPTPYNTYLINGLPPTPIANPGRAALEAVANPSKTDDLYFVADGTGGHVFAGTLAEHNENVARYRALQKKLADDAAKAGAAKADAAKVEGQTDAPVDGDAGAAQ; this is encoded by the coding sequence ATGAATACAAATTCGGCGGACAACGGGGAATTCGGGCAACGGTCCGCACCGCCAGGTCCGATCGTGCCGAAGACGGCCAGCGAAGCATTGCGGCCTGAAGCTGGCACGCCGCCGCCCAAGCGCTCGCGCGCCTCGCGCAGCCAGTTCGTCGTGTTCATGAACTTCGTCATCTCTTTGGTGATGCTGATAGTTCTGGCGGCCGGCTTTGCATTGTATTTCGGCAAGCAGGAATTCAACGAGCCCGGCCCGTCGGCCAATGCCGACACCTTCCTGGTCAAGCCGAATACGGGCGTCCAGGAAATTGCGGAGCAGCTCGAGCGGCGCGGACTGATCAGCGACGCACGCATCTTCCGCCTTGGCGTGCGTGCCTTTGGCAATGATTCCGCACTAAAGGCCGGCGAATACGAGATCAAGCCGCAGGCCTCCATGCGCGATATCATGGAGTTGCTGAAGAGCGGCAAGTCGGTGATGTATTCGCTGACCGTTCCCGAGGGGCTGACCGTCGAGCAGGCGCTGCAGCGCATCGCCGATCAGGCAGCGCTCGACGGCGTTATGCCGGCGACCATCCCCCCTGAGGGCAGCCTTGCTACCGACACGCTGCGTTTCACCCGCGGCGCGACGCGCCAGCAGATGGTCGACAAGCTTTTGGCAGATCAGAAAAAGCTGGTCGAGGATGTCTGGCAGCGGCGCGCCCCCGATCTGCCTCTTGCCAGTGTCGAGGACTTCGTCATTCTGGCTTCGATCGTCGAGAAGGAGACAGGCAAGGGCGATGAACGCTCGCGGGTCGCCGCCGTCTTCCTCAACCGGCTGGCCAAGGGCATGCGGCTGCAGTCCGATCCGACCATTATCTACGGCCTGTTCGGCGGCAAGGGCAAACCCGCCGACCGCCCGATCTATCAGTCTGACATCCAGAAGCCGACGCCCTACAACACGTACCTGATCAACGGCCTGCCGCCGACGCCGATCGCCAATCCCGGCCGTGCCGCGCTGGAAGCCGTTGCCAACCCGTCGAAGACCGACGACCTTTATTTCGTCGCCGACGGCACCGGCGGTCACGTCTTTGCCGGGACGCTCGCCGAGCACAACGAGAACGTCGCCCGCTACCGGGCGTTGCAGAAGAAGCTGGCCGATGATGCCGCCAAGGCCGGTGCTGCCAAGGCCGATGCCGCCAAGGTGGAGGGCCAGACCGATGCGCCGGTGGACGGCGATGCGGGAGCGGCGCAGTAG
- the fabG gene encoding 3-oxoacyl-[acyl-carrier-protein] reductase, whose translation MFELTGRKALVTGASGGIGEAIARVLHAQGAVVGLHGTRVEKLETLASELGDRVKLFPANLSNRDDVKALGQKAEADLEGVDILVNNAGITKDGLFVRMADADWDTVIEVNLTAVFRLTRELTHPMMRRRHGRIINITSVVGVTGNPGQTNYCASKAGMIGFSKSLAQEIATRNITVNCVAPGFIESAMTDKLNDKQKEAIMAAIPTRRMGTTAEVASAVAYLASNEAAYVTGQTIHVNGGMAMI comes from the coding sequence ATGTTCGAATTGACCGGCCGCAAGGCGCTCGTCACAGGCGCATCGGGAGGCATCGGCGAGGCGATCGCCCGGGTGCTGCACGCGCAGGGCGCCGTCGTCGGCTTGCACGGCACCCGCGTCGAAAAGCTGGAAACGCTGGCATCCGAGCTCGGCGACCGGGTTAAGCTGTTCCCGGCCAACCTTTCCAATCGCGACGACGTCAAGGCGCTCGGCCAGAAGGCCGAGGCCGATCTCGAAGGCGTCGACATTCTCGTCAACAACGCCGGCATCACCAAGGACGGGCTGTTCGTGCGCATGGCGGACGCCGACTGGGATACGGTGATCGAGGTCAATCTGACCGCGGTGTTTCGGCTGACCCGCGAACTCACCCACCCGATGATGCGGCGCCGGCACGGCCGCATCATCAACATCACCTCGGTGGTCGGTGTTACCGGCAATCCCGGCCAGACCAATTACTGCGCCTCCAAGGCCGGCATGATCGGTTTTTCCAAATCGCTGGCGCAAGAGATCGCCACCCGCAACATCACCGTCAACTGTGTCGCTCCGGGCTTCATCGAATCGGCGATGACCGACAAGCTCAACGACAAGCAGAAAGAGGCGATCATGGCCGCGATTCCGACACGGCGCATGGGCACCACCGCCGAAGTCGCTTCCGCTGTCGCCTACCTCGCTTCCAACGAAGCTGCTTATGTCACCGGCCAGACCATCCATGTGAATGGCGGCATGGCGATGATTTGA
- the pdxA gene encoding 4-hydroxythreonine-4-phosphate dehydrogenase PdxA — protein sequence MKSPEAELPLALSVGDPSGVGPEIAIAAWQARDSAGVPPFYLVADPALIAARARRLGADVPITEIKPADAARVFASALPVMPLVARFVDSPGRPNPANAAGIIEAIDRAVADCLGGRAAAVVTCPIAKKPLYDAGFRFPGHTEYLAHLATLHTGAEAMPVMMLAGPELRTVPVTIHIALCEVPKALTTDLIIATARIAAADLEHRFGIAKPRLAIAGLNPHAGEGGTMGAEDEHIIRPAIDRLRAEGIDAFGPLPADTLFHARARAGYDVALCMYHDQALIPAKALAFDEAVNVTLGLPFIRTSPDHGTAFDIAGKGIARADSLIAALRLARKLADTEAKATAA from the coding sequence CTGAAATCGCCAGAGGCAGAGCTCCCGCTGGCGCTGAGCGTCGGCGATCCCTCCGGCGTCGGGCCTGAAATCGCCATTGCCGCCTGGCAGGCGCGTGACAGCGCCGGTGTGCCGCCCTTCTATCTTGTCGCCGATCCGGCGCTGATTGCCGCACGGGCGCGCCGACTCGGCGCCGATGTGCCAATCACGGAGATAAAGCCGGCCGACGCGGCGCGCGTCTTTGCAAGCGCCCTGCCCGTCATGCCGCTTGTCGCCCGCTTCGTCGACAGCCCCGGCCGGCCGAACCCGGCCAACGCCGCCGGCATCATCGAGGCCATCGACCGCGCTGTTGCCGATTGCCTTGGCGGCCGCGCCGCGGCGGTCGTCACGTGCCCGATCGCCAAGAAGCCGCTCTACGATGCCGGTTTCCGTTTCCCCGGCCACACCGAGTATCTGGCACACCTGGCGACGCTCCACACCGGCGCCGAAGCGATGCCGGTGATGATGCTTGCCGGCCCCGAGCTGCGCACGGTCCCGGTCACCATCCACATTGCGCTGTGCGAGGTGCCAAAGGCGCTGACGACGGACTTGATCATTGCCACCGCCCGCATCGCCGCCGCCGACCTCGAACACCGCTTCGGTATCGCCAAGCCGCGGCTTGCCATTGCCGGCCTCAATCCGCATGCCGGCGAAGGCGGCACGATGGGTGCGGAGGACGAGCACATCATCCGCCCGGCGATCGACAGGCTGAGGGCGGAGGGCATCGATGCCTTCGGACCGCTGCCGGCCGACACGCTGTTCCATGCCCGCGCCCGAGCCGGCTACGATGTGGCGCTGTGCATGTACCACGACCAGGCGCTGATCCCAGCCAAGGCGCTTGCCTTCGACGAGGCGGTCAACGTCACGCTTGGCCTGCCCTTCATCCGCACCTCACCGGATCACGGCACCGCCTTCGATATCGCCGGCAAGGGCATAGCCCGAGCCGACAGCCTGATCGCGGCCCTAAGGCTCGCCCGCAAGCTTGCCGACACCGAGGCGAAGGCTACCGCCGCATGA
- the rsmA gene encoding 16S rRNA (adenine(1518)-N(6)/adenine(1519)-N(6))-dimethyltransferase RsmA has protein sequence MSIDGLPPLRAVIERHGLQAKKALGQNFLLDLNLTGKIARAAGDLTDATVIEVGPGPGGLTRALLSHGAGRVIAIERDERCLAALAEVSNHYPGRLEIIAGDALRTDFTALAKGAHGGDGPVKLVANLPYNIGTELLIRWLTVAEWPPFYASMTLMFQREVAERIVARPGSDAYGRLGVLAGWRTEARIAFDVPPQAFTPPPKVTSSVVHLVPRASPLPTEVKKLSRVTEAAFGQRRKMLRQSVKSLGGEALLTRAGIDPTRRAETLDVEEFVRLTNAV, from the coding sequence ATGAGCATCGACGGGCTGCCGCCGTTGCGCGCGGTGATCGAACGCCATGGGCTGCAGGCGAAAAAGGCGCTTGGGCAGAATTTCTTGCTCGACCTCAACCTGACCGGCAAGATCGCACGCGCCGCCGGCGACCTGACCGACGCCACGGTGATCGAGGTCGGTCCGGGTCCCGGCGGCCTGACCCGGGCGTTGCTTTCCCACGGCGCAGGCCGGGTCATCGCCATCGAGCGCGACGAGCGCTGCCTGGCGGCACTCGCGGAAGTGTCGAACCACTATCCGGGCCGGCTGGAGATCATTGCAGGCGATGCGCTGAGGACGGATTTTACGGCGCTTGCCAAAGGGGCGCATGGGGGCGATGGACCTGTGAAGCTCGTCGCCAACCTGCCCTACAATATCGGCACCGAACTGTTGATACGCTGGCTGACCGTCGCCGAGTGGCCGCCCTTCTATGCATCGATGACGCTGATGTTCCAGCGCGAGGTGGCCGAGCGTATCGTCGCCCGTCCCGGCAGCGATGCCTATGGCCGGCTGGGCGTGCTGGCAGGCTGGCGGACAGAGGCAAGAATCGCTTTCGACGTGCCGCCGCAAGCGTTCACGCCGCCGCCCAAGGTGACCTCGTCGGTGGTGCATCTGGTGCCGCGGGCAAGTCCCCTGCCCACCGAAGTCAAGAAGCTCAGCCGCGTCACCGAAGCAGCCTTCGGCCAGCGCCGCAAAATGCTGCGACAGAGCGTCAAGAGCCTCGGCGGCGAAGCCCTGCTCACCCGCGCCGGCATCGATCCGACCCGCCGCGCCGAAACGCTTGATGTCGAGGAATTCGTGCGACTGACCAACGCGGTGTGA
- a CDS encoding LTA synthase family protein yields MTRTRKGAGKPAPQFLEGDPATGYLPGRKWPVIRYGLVSLLAAAILVFAIELIVRGDFAGTVTFFLQPFKPGWTTIIIFALILIGLDAVLGRSHQSLVIVAPLTLALAFVGHQKSLYLGDPLYPTDFLYSRQIVALMPLLVRDRPGTALAIAVGVVGGLSLLVYGWRQWRRRVPALSHKGRLARLTLTVPLLAFFVSIMDYATFSWTRDRLQIIPIMWDQKENYASNGFALAFALNVPMAHVSAPAGYSDKSIAAIDRPDVTASVPAEKPDIIIVMSESFWDPTELPGVAITPDPIPNVRALRSGYMFSPEFGGMTANVEFEALTGFSNAFLPAGSIPYQQYVRAPVPSMATFLKSQGYETRAIHPGTNWFWNRTPVYKDFGFDDFKSEENMPYLEKRGPLASDAAMTDEIIREADATDDPFFFFAVSLQNHGPYEPYRYYNPTHKVQASTSQWAKDSLLSFSEGASDADKGLGRLVEWAKNRKRPTVIAFFGDHLPPLGPVYVETGFLKDNVAPRKEPADQMLLHHQTPLIVWSNRTGPTEDMGAVSPAFLPYHILTTAGISHPYYTGFLGQMRERYRVVDRNLLLTPTGEDTPDWARQKKIDPAIRDFRLLQYDMMFGKRRAAPDFFPETVNKLVPHTS; encoded by the coding sequence GTGACAAGAACTAGGAAAGGCGCAGGCAAGCCCGCGCCACAGTTTCTGGAAGGCGATCCGGCCACCGGCTATCTGCCGGGCCGGAAATGGCCTGTAATCCGTTATGGCCTTGTCAGCCTGCTTGCTGCCGCCATCCTGGTGTTTGCAATCGAACTGATCGTACGCGGCGACTTTGCCGGCACCGTCACCTTCTTCCTGCAGCCGTTCAAGCCGGGCTGGACCACCATCATCATCTTCGCGCTGATCCTCATCGGCCTCGATGCCGTGCTGGGCCGCAGTCACCAGAGCCTCGTGATCGTCGCGCCGCTGACGCTGGCGCTGGCCTTTGTCGGCCATCAGAAATCGCTTTATCTTGGCGATCCGCTCTATCCGACCGATTTCTTGTATTCACGCCAGATCGTGGCGCTAATGCCGCTTCTGGTGCGCGATCGCCCGGGAACCGCCCTCGCCATAGCGGTCGGTGTCGTCGGCGGGCTGTCGCTGCTCGTCTATGGCTGGCGCCAGTGGCGCCGCCGGGTGCCGGCACTCAGCCACAAGGGCCGCCTTGCCCGGCTGACATTGACCGTGCCGTTGCTCGCCTTCTTCGTCTCGATCATGGATTACGCGACCTTCTCATGGACCCGCGACCGGTTGCAGATCATCCCGATCATGTGGGACCAGAAGGAAAACTACGCCTCCAACGGCTTCGCGCTCGCCTTCGCGCTCAACGTGCCGATGGCCCATGTCTCGGCGCCTGCCGGCTATTCCGACAAGTCGATCGCGGCGATCGACAGGCCTGATGTGACGGCCTCGGTACCGGCGGAGAAGCCCGACATCATCATCGTCATGAGCGAATCCTTCTGGGATCCGACCGAACTGCCCGGCGTCGCCATCACGCCCGACCCGATTCCCAATGTGCGAGCGCTGCGTTCGGGCTACATGTTCTCGCCCGAATTCGGCGGCATGACCGCCAATGTCGAATTCGAGGCGCTGACGGGCTTTTCCAACGCCTTCCTGCCGGCCGGCAGCATCCCCTACCAGCAATATGTCCGCGCGCCGGTGCCGTCGATGGCGACGTTCCTGAAGAGCCAGGGCTATGAGACGCGCGCCATCCATCCGGGCACGAACTGGTTCTGGAACCGCACGCCGGTCTATAAGGATTTCGGCTTCGACGACTTCAAGTCGGAAGAAAACATGCCATACCTCGAAAAGCGCGGACCGCTGGCCTCGGATGCGGCGATGACCGACGAGATCATCCGCGAAGCCGACGCCACTGACGATCCGTTCTTCTTCTTCGCGGTCAGCCTGCAGAACCACGGACCCTATGAGCCGTATCGCTACTACAATCCGACCCACAAGGTGCAGGCGTCGACCAGCCAGTGGGCGAAGGACTCGCTGCTGAGCTTCTCAGAGGGGGCGTCCGACGCCGACAAGGGCCTCGGGCGCCTTGTCGAATGGGCGAAGAACCGCAAACGGCCGACGGTCATCGCCTTCTTCGGCGACCATCTGCCACCGCTCGGTCCGGTCTATGTCGAGACCGGCTTCCTCAAGGACAATGTCGCGCCGCGCAAGGAGCCGGCTGACCAGATGCTGCTGCATCATCAGACGCCGCTGATCGTATGGTCGAACCGCACCGGCCCGACCGAGGACATGGGTGCGGTGAGCCCGGCCTTCCTGCCCTACCATATTCTGACCACGGCCGGGATCAGCCACCCCTATTACACCGGCTTTCTCGGCCAAATGCGCGAGCGCTACCGCGTTGTCGACCGCAATTTATTGCTGACGCCGACGGGTGAGGACACGCCCGACTGGGCGCGGCAGAAGAAAATCGATCCGGCCATCCGCGATTTCCGTCTGTTGCAGTACGACATGATGTTCGGCAAGCGCCGTGCAGCGCCCGATTTCTTCCCGGAAACGGTCAACAAGCTCGTCCCCCATACAAGCTGA
- the gmk gene encoding guanylate kinase — MVAKEPMVAKDLGSRIRRRGLMLVLSSPSGAGKSTIARNLLESDSSLELSVSVTTRPRRGSEIEGVHYHFRTMREFERLRDSDELLEWAEVHGNCYATPREPAELALAQGRDMLFDIDWQGAQQLKEKMRADIVSIFILPPSMKELKARLKRRAEDQESVIETRLKNARNEIEHWKEYDFVIINDDLDRAFAEVRGIVIAERLRRDRRPGLFDFVSGLLDEKTD, encoded by the coding sequence ATGGTCGCCAAGGAGCCGATGGTTGCTAAGGATCTGGGTTCCCGCATTCGCCGCCGGGGCCTGATGCTCGTGCTGTCGTCGCCGTCCGGCGCCGGCAAATCGACGATCGCGCGCAATCTTCTGGAAAGCGATTCCAGTCTCGAACTATCGGTCTCCGTCACCACGCGGCCACGCCGCGGCAGCGAGATAGAGGGCGTCCATTATCACTTCCGCACCATGCGCGAGTTCGAGCGGCTGCGCGATTCAGACGAACTGCTCGAATGGGCCGAAGTGCATGGCAATTGCTACGCGACGCCACGCGAGCCGGCCGAACTGGCGCTGGCACAGGGCCGCGACATGCTGTTCGACATCGACTGGCAGGGCGCACAGCAGCTCAAGGAGAAGATGCGCGCCGACATCGTCTCGATCTTCATCCTGCCGCCTTCGATGAAGGAATTGAAGGCGCGGCTGAAGCGCCGCGCCGAGGACCAGGAATCGGTGATCGAGACGCGTCTGAAAAACGCCCGCAACGAGATCGAGCACTGGAAGGAATACGATTTCGTCATCATCAACGACGATCTCGACCGCGCCTTCGCCGAGGTGCGCGGCATCGTCATCGCCGAGCGTCTCAGACGCGACCGCCGGCCCGGCCTGTTCGATTTTGTCTCGGGGTTGCTCGACGAGAAGACGGATTAG